Genomic DNA from Nakamurella alba:
CCGGCAACGGGTGCTGGAGGCATGCGCCCGGCTCGACTACCGCCCGAACGCCGCCGGCCGCGGGCTGCGCACCGGGCGGTCGCACACCGTCGGGCTGTTCGTCCCGCAGCTGGGCTACGAGGTGTTCGACCGGATCCTCATGGGGGTGCGGACCGGACTGGCGCTGGCCGACCCGGACAACCGGTGGAGTGTGCTGGTCGGCTCGACCGACAACGACGCCTCCCAGCAGGAATCACTGACCGCGGCCATCGGCGCACACGACTTCGACGGGCTGATCCTGGCCGCGGTGGGCGAACCTGGTCCTGGCGTGGTGTTCGGCGGCCCGATCGTCGGCATCGAGACCGCACCGGACGGCGTCCCCGTGCGCTCCTACGACCTCGACCAGGTCGCCGCCACCGCGCTGCGGGTGCTGACGGACAACGGCCACCGGTGCATCGCGCACCTGAGCGCACTGCCGGACAAGACCAGCTTCGCGCAGCAGCGCCGGGCATTGGAACGTGCGGCCGCCGGGCTGGTCGTCAGGGGTCCGCGCCTGCAGCCCTTCCGTCGCCACGACGCGGCCGACGTCACGACGGACTCCGGACTGCTCGCGATCCGGCCGATGTTCGACCTCCCCGTCCGCACCCGGCCGACCGCCGTCATCTGTGACGACAGTCGGCTGGCCGCGGCCGTCTACGTCGCGGCCGACGAGGCCGGACTCTCCGTCCCACAGGACCTCTCGGTCTTCACCACCCACCTCGACGACGTCGGCCGCACCCTCCGTCCGGCCCTGGACGGCATGCTGCGCCCGGCCGAGCGGGCCGGCGAACTCGCCGCGCGGGCGTTGCTCGACGCGCTGGCCGGGCGGTCTGTCCCTGACGAGATCCTGCTGCCCAGTGAGCATCTCCCCGGGGCGTCAGTGGCGCGGAGGGGTAGGGGGTAGGGGTCGTCGCCCCTTCTGTACGAGTGGGATCGGCGGCTGGTGGACTGATGGCTCTCGATCGGAGAAGCGCAGGGAGGACAGGGCTGTCGCCCGTGGCCGCCGCGCGGATCCCGGACCGTCTCGCCGACCGAGCGGGACACGACCCGACGTCGGGCCCGAAAGTGGCTCTACGGTAGGGAATCTACGAATCGGGGACCGAATCCTTCGGCTCGCGATGGAATCGGTCCCCGATTCGGGACGGCCCGACCGACGGTCGGCGCTGTCGGGCTCACCGCACCGATCAGCCGATGGTGTCGAGCTCGGCGACGGCGTCGGCGGGGAGGTCGAGGGCGGCGCCGGCGACGTTCTCCCGGAGGTGGTCGATCGACGAGGTGCCGGGGATCAGCAGGATGTTGGGCGAGCGCTGCAGCAGCCAGGCCAGCGCCACGGCCATCGGGGTCGCACCCAGCCGCTCCGCCACGCCGGACAGGGTCGCGGACTGCAGCGGGCTGAACCCGCCGAGCGGGAAGTAGGGCACGTAGGCGATACCCTGCGCGGCCAGCGCGTCGATCAACGCGTCGTCGCCGCGATGCGCGAGGTTGTACTGGTTCTGCACGCACACCACCGGCGCGACGGTCTGCGCCTCGGCGATCTGCTCCGCCGTCACCTCGCTGATGCCCAGGTGCCTGATCAGGCCCTCCTGCTGCAGCCCGGCGACCACCTCGAACAGCGCGGCGATCGACCCGGCGCCCTCCATGATCCGGAGGTTCACCACCGGCAGGACGTCCAGCCCGAGGTGCTCGAGGTTGTCGTGCACCGCCTGCTTCAGTTGGTCAGCGCCGAGGGCGGGCAGCCAGGCACCCTGCTCGTCGCGCAGCGCACCGATCTTGGTGACCAGGGTCAGCTGCTCCGGGTACGGGTGCAGCGCCTCCTTGATGATCTCGTTGGTGACGTGCGGGCCGTAGAAGTCGCTGGTGTCGATGTGGTCGATGCCCAGTGCGAGGGCCTCGCGCAGCACGGCGATCGCCGCGTCGCGGTCCTTCGGCGGGCCGAAGACGTGCGGGCCGGCCAGCTGCATGGCGCCGTAGCCGACGCGGCCGATGGTGCGGTCACCCAGGGTCCAGGTGCCGCCGGGACGTGTTCCGGTGGTTGTGCTCACGGATCCAGCCTGCGCCGCTGCGGGACCGGCAACCAGAGACCAGTAGTCCCCCCTTGAGCCCGGCTCAGTCCGGCCAGAGCCGCCGGACCCGGCGGGCCAGCTCGGCGTGCAGGGTGCGGATGTCCGCACCGACCAGCGCTCCGTCGCGGACGACGTACTCGCCGCCGACGAACACGTGCCGCGCGGTCCGCTCCGGTCCCAGCACCAGCGCGGCCACCGGGTCGAGCACGTCGGCGACGTCCTCGCCCGGCCAGACCACCAGGTCGGCCCGCAGGCCCACCTGGACCGCGCCGATGTCGTCCCGGCCCAGGCAGCGCGCGCCACCGGTGGTGGCCAGCGACAGCGCGTCGACGGGCAGGAAGGCGGTCGGGTCCATGTCCCGCTGCCGGGCCAGGAACAGCGCCTGCCGCATCTCCGGCATCAGCGTGCCGATCTCGTTGGACGCCACCCCGTCGACTCCCAGGCCGACCGGGGCACCGGCCGTGACCAGGTCCTTCACCCGGGCGATGCCGGATCCGAGACGGCAGTTGGACGACGGGCAGTGGGCGATCCCGGTGCCGGTCTCGGCCAGCCGGATCACCTCGGCGTCGTCGAAGTGGATGCCGTGCGCGACCCAGACGTCAGGGGCGATCCAGCCGATGTCGTCCAGCAGCTGCAGCGGTCGGCGGCCGAACCGGGCCAGGCTGTCGCGTTCCTCGTCGAGGGTCTCGGCGAGATGTGTGTGCATCCGGATGCCGAGGCCGCGGGCCAGCTCGGCGGTCGCCGTCATCAGCTCGGTGGTGACGCTGAACGGGCTGCACGGCGCCGCGGTGACGAAGATCTTC
This window encodes:
- a CDS encoding LacI family DNA-binding transcriptional regulator; translated protein: MARDLGVSQSTVSLALSGSNRVSEATRQRVLEACARLDYRPNAAGRGLRTGRSHTVGLFVPQLGYEVFDRILMGVRTGLALADPDNRWSVLVGSTDNDASQQESLTAAIGAHDFDGLILAAVGEPGPGVVFGGPIVGIETAPDGVPVRSYDLDQVAATALRVLTDNGHRCIAHLSALPDKTSFAQQRRALERAAAGLVVRGPRLQPFRRHDAADVTTDSGLLAIRPMFDLPVRTRPTAVICDDSRLAAAVYVAADEAGLSVPQDLSVFTTHLDDVGRTLRPALDGMLRPAERAGELAARALLDALAGRSVPDEILLPSEHLPGASVARRGRG
- a CDS encoding aldo/keto reductase family oxidoreductase, which codes for MSTTTGTRPGGTWTLGDRTIGRVGYGAMQLAGPHVFGPPKDRDAAIAVLREALALGIDHIDTSDFYGPHVTNEIIKEALHPYPEQLTLVTKIGALRDEQGAWLPALGADQLKQAVHDNLEHLGLDVLPVVNLRIMEGAGSIAALFEVVAGLQQEGLIRHLGISEVTAEQIAEAQTVAPVVCVQNQYNLAHRGDDALIDALAAQGIAYVPYFPLGGFSPLQSATLSGVAERLGATPMAVALAWLLQRSPNILLIPGTSSIDHLRENVAGAALDLPADAVAELDTIG
- a CDS encoding 8-oxoguanine deaminase; the protein is MARTVLRGLRYPGEVAVEDGRIVAVGSVPAEPGDVEIRCDGDILTAGLVNTHHHFYQWMTRGWAFDCSLFGWLSTLYPVWARLTPEDVQAAAAVALGELALSGCTTAADHHYLVPGGDDSVFDAIAAAARTIGIRTHIARGSMDLGQSRGGLPPDSVVEDLDDILASTSAVHARLHDGEKIFVTAAPCSPFSVTTELMTATAELARGLGIRMHTHLAETLDEERDSLARFGRRPLQLLDDIGWIAPDVWVAHGIHFDDAEVIRLAETGTGIAHCPSSNCRLGSGIARVKDLVTAGAPVGLGVDGVASNEIGTLMPEMRQALFLARQRDMDPTAFLPVDALSLATTGGARCLGRDDIGAVQVGLRADLVVWPGEDVADVLDPVAALVLGPERTARHVFVGGEYVVRDGALVGADIRTLHAELARRVRRLWPD